From Anopheles coluzzii chromosome 3, AcolN3, whole genome shotgun sequence, the proteins below share one genomic window:
- the LOC120956941 gene encoding protein croquemort-like, whose translation MCSPCTDFQKKFISLGCSSFLILLAITLGVLWPSLSEQVLHNKLVIKNGSSNYDNWIRTPIPMYLEVYFFNWTNPDEVKTKNGTKPHFVEMGPYTFSEVHERVNLVWNANSTVTYEQRRTWHFVPELSKGTLDDQVTNLNVITLNAAHFLRNTYPLLRPLINIFLKTDGSLLWKNKPVRELLFEGVKDPLLDLLKTINSTSLNIPFDKFGWFVGRNLSDTFDGTFTMRTGADGLESMGFLTQWNGSPNTGMYRGKCGEVYGTSGELWPASSNVPANITLFPSDICRSITLQGREQVSLYNIQGTKYVGDDRVFDNGVKYPEASCWCNSNPTQCPDLKPGVFNASACKYGSPTFVSFPHFYLADESYQTAVTGLRPNQTEHEFYMAIEPSTGIPLDVRAQLQINEHLQPIKGFSFYEHVPDVMVPMIWFRQRATLTQELAEQAKLALALPSLGIYVAVFFGSIGIIMTSVFLFCSIKKWSQSAEVVPYEELQN comes from the exons ATGTGTTCACCATGTACAGACTTTCAGAAAAAGTTTATATCACTAGGATGTTCGTCCTTTCTAATCTTGCTAGCGATTACACTAGGCGTGCTTTGGCCATCCCTGTCCGAGCAGGTGCTGCACAAT AAACTGGTCATTAAGAATGGATCGTCGAACTATGACAACTGGATTCGGACACCTATACCCATGTATCTGGAGGTATATTTCTTTAACTGGACTAATCCGGATGAGGTTAAGACGAAGAACGGTACTAAGCCACACTTTGTGGAGATGGGACCGTACACGTTTTCCGAGGTTCACGAACGTGTCAACCTAGTCTGGAACGCTAACAGTACGGTAACATATGAGCAGCGCAGGACGTGGCATTTTGTACCGGAGCTATCGAAAGGCACACTGGATGATCAAGTTACAAATTTGAACGTTATCACCTTG AATGCTGCACATTTTTTACGCAATACATATCCCCTGCTTAGACCACTAATAAATATATTCCTTAAAACGGATGGTTCGTTGCtgtggaaaaacaaaccagtGCGCGAGCTGCTGTTCGAAGGCGTTAAAGATCCACTACTAGATCTGCTGAAGACTATCAATAGCACATCACTGAACATACCGTTTGATAAGTTTGGCTGGTTTGTTGGGCGTAATCTGAGCGACACGTTTGACGGCACCTTCACGATGAGAACGGGTGCGGATGGGCTGGAAAGCATGGGCTTCCTAACGCAGTGGAACGGTTCACCCAACACCGGCATGTACCGGGGAAAGTGCGGCGAAGTGTACGGTACGTCCGGCGAGCTTTGGCCAGCCTCTAGCAATGTTCCGGCAAACATTACACTCTTCCCATCGGACATTTGTCGTTCCATTACGCTGCAAGGCAGGGAACAAGTTTCGCTGTACAACATACAGGGCACGAAGTACGTTGGCGACGATCGTGTTTTCGACAACGGTGTAAAATACCCCGAGGCTAGCTGCTGGTGCAACTCCAATCCCACCCAATGCCCCGACCTTAAGCCGGGTGTGTTTAATGCTTCCGCCTGCAAATATGGATCGCCAACGTTCGTATCGTTTCCGCACTTTTATCTGGCCGATGAAAGCTACCAAACTGCTGTAACGGGACTGCGGCCAAATCAAACGGAGCACGAGTTTTACATGGCAATCGAGCCATCGACTGGCATTCCGTTGGACGTTCGTGCCCAGCTGCAGATCAATGAGCACTTGCAGCCGATAAAAGGGTTTAG TTTCTACGAGCATGTACCGGACGTAATGGTACCGATGATCTGGTTCCGACAACGTGCAACCCTGACGCAAGAGCTGGCAGAACAGGCGAAG CTTGCACTGGCACTACCGTCGCTCGGCATCTACGTGGCGGTCTTCTTTGGCTCTATCGGTATTATCATGACGTCCGTATTCCTATTCTGCAGTATCAAAAAATGGTCCCAAAGCGCAGAGGTAGTTCCGTACGAAGAGCTACAAAATTAA